The genomic stretch GCTCGTCCAGCGCCAGCAGTTCCGGCCGGGCAAAAGCAGTCGTGCTGCTGTACTGCGAGGCCAGGCCCACCGAGCGGTCACGTCGGGCGGCGGCTTCCGCGTCCTTGCCGTCCACGCTGGCGCCCATGGAGGCGTAATTCATCACTTTCGCCAGTTCCACTTCCACCGCGTCGGCGGCGTTCAGGTAGGCCAGCAGCCCTTCAGGCGTGCCCAGTTTCCCGGCGTGCTCGGCCAGGCCGGCAATCTTGCCCGGCAGGCCCTGGCTGGCCTCCTCCCACGCCGCCGTGCCGGCGTAGATGGCCTCGATGTCCCACGTCTGATCCTTCGCAGCGTCTGCCCGGCGGGGCAGCCCCTTCGCCTGATGTTGAGTCATGTCCAGAGGCTAGCAAAAAGAGCGGCTGGCTGCTGATTTCTGATGAACAGCCTGATGAACAGGCAGTCACTTCGCCGGCACTGAGCGGGCGCCACCTGGGCTTCACCCCCTCATGTTTTTCCCGGCCTCTGAAACTTTCGCGCGCTATGGCCGTTTCACGTTCGGAAAGGAGCGCGGCAGGTGACGCCACAGCAGCAGGGTGGCAGCCAGGCCCAGGCCCGCCAGCGTGACCAGGCCCCAGCGCGGCCCCAGCACCCACTCGCGGCTGATCAGCTTACTGGCGATCAGGGCTCCGGGCGGCCCCATGCCGGCCAGCACGAAGGTGTACAGGCTCATGACGCGCCCGCGCAGCTCGTCGGGGATGCTGAGCTGCACGGTGCTGTTGGCGCTGACCAGCAGGGACAGCATCCCGAACCCGCAGACCGCCAGCACCGGCAACGCCAGCAGCGGGCTGGGCGTAAAGGCCAGCAGGGCCGCGCTGGCCGCCAGAATTAGCGAGCCGACGCGTAGGTTGCGTAGCGGGTTGGGTTTGCTGGCCTGCCACAGCGCCCCGGCCATTGCCCCGATGCCGAAAGCGGCGGACAGCAGCCCGAAACCGCCCTCGCGCTGACCGTACACCACGCGGGCAAAGTAAGGAATGATCACGTTGAAGTTGACAGTGGTGAGGCTCAGGGCACCGACCAGCAGCATCACGTTGCGCACGGCGGGGGTGCGGCGCACGTAACGCAGGCCCTCCTTCACGTTTTCCAGCATGCTGTCGCTGCGGGCCATTTCGCGTTCCGGGAAGGGCAGCGTGGCGATCACGTAGATCACGTAGAAGAACGACAGCACGTTCAGGTAGTATGGAAAGGCCAGGCGCGAGAGGTTGTCCTCGTTGCCGCCCGCCAGCAGGCGCACACCCAGCGCCGCCACCACGCCGAACAGGGCCTGCCCGACTGTGCGGCTCACGTTGAAAGACAGGCTGTTGAGGGCCACTGCGTTCGGCACCGAGTCGCGCGGCACGAAATCCACCACCATGCTCTGGCGGGCCGGCATGTCAAAAGCGTTGGCCATGCCCGCCACAAAAGCGATGCCCAGCACCATCGGCAGGGTGACGATCCCCAGGTGCGTGGTGATCCCCAGCGCCAGGGCCGTGAACATCAGCACCACCTGCGTGATCAGCAGCACCCGGCGGCGCGGCACGCGGTCAATGACCGCCCCGGCGAACAGAGAGAACAGCAGGCTGGGCATGAATTGCGCCACCGTGACCCAGCCCAGCGCCGCGCTGCTGCCGCCTGTCAGTTCAAGCACCAGGTACTGCTGCGCGGTCGTCTGCATCCACGACCCCACCAGCGAGAGCAGTTGAGAAATCCAGTAGCGCCGGAAATTGGGGTGTTGAAGGGCCGCAAAAGTGCTGGCGGCCCAGTTCCTGAGGCTGGCGGTCACCGCGACAGCATAGGCGCATAGATTGGCGCTCACCAACTGTCACGCCGCCGGTAAGGGGTCACAGGACTGGTGGCAGTCACCGTTTATGGCAGGCTCTTACTTCACGCTCAATATTAAGCCGTCTTCAAAGCCTGTCACACCAGGCTAAAT from Deinococcus fonticola encodes the following:
- a CDS encoding MFS transporter codes for the protein MTASLRNWAASTFAALQHPNFRRYWISQLLSLVGSWMQTTAQQYLVLELTGGSSAALGWVTVAQFMPSLLFSLFAGAVIDRVPRRRVLLITQVVLMFTALALGITTHLGIVTLPMVLGIAFVAGMANAFDMPARQSMVVDFVPRDSVPNAVALNSLSFNVSRTVGQALFGVVAALGVRLLAGGNEDNLSRLAFPYYLNVLSFFYVIYVIATLPFPEREMARSDSMLENVKEGLRYVRRTPAVRNVMLLVGALSLTTVNFNVIIPYFARVVYGQREGGFGLLSAAFGIGAMAGALWQASKPNPLRNLRVGSLILAASAALLAFTPSPLLALPVLAVCGFGMLSLLVSANSTVQLSIPDELRGRVMSLYTFVLAGMGPPGALIASKLISREWVLGPRWGLVTLAGLGLAATLLLWRHLPRSFPNVKRP